One window from the genome of Pandoraea fibrosis encodes:
- a CDS encoding (2Fe-2S)-binding protein — protein sequence MSRSSHSSQDLRAPGHPQLARVAETSRPTVTFYLDGEPAQALAGDTLLTAILTHQRHVRISEFSGTPRAGFCLIGACQDCWVRCESGPSGPSAGGDAQLSRLRACSTQVQDGMRILTRAAETHEVHGGSHD from the coding sequence ATGTCCCGCTCTTCCCATTCATCGCAAGACTTGCGCGCGCCGGGTCATCCGCAACTGGCGCGCGTGGCCGAAACGTCGCGCCCGACGGTAACGTTCTATCTGGACGGCGAGCCGGCGCAGGCGCTGGCGGGCGATACGTTGCTCACCGCGATCCTCACGCATCAGCGTCACGTGCGCATCAGCGAATTCAGCGGCACGCCGCGCGCGGGCTTCTGCCTGATCGGCGCGTGTCAGGACTGTTGGGTGCGATGCGAGTCCGGACCATCCGGGCCATCTGCGGGGGGCGATGCACAGCTATCGCGCCTGCGCGCGTGCTCGACGCAGGTTCAGGACGGCATGCGCATCCTCACGCGTGCGGCTGAGACCCACGAGGTGCACGGGGGCTCGCATGACTGA
- a CDS encoding NAD(P)/FAD-dependent oxidoreductase, whose protein sequence is MSKTLHYDAVVAGGGLVGASAARALAERGLRVALFERRYCGAQASGVNYGGVRCQGRPEEQLPLAMRARKLWDRLPALIGIDGEFVRSGHLRLARRESDLAPLDAWSAMASRYGLDTTVLRGAEFRQRFPWLGDGAVGGSLCMSDGHANPRLVSPAFARAARALGADVRERTPITSVVHDGVRFQLTAQPEQGDALHVSADWLLNTSGAWANHIAGTFGERVPMHAIYPNMWVTEPLPKFIGHNLGVYGGGVYARQVERGNCVIGGGRGTGDGEYAQPSADTTRAVMREACALLPALRNALLIRTWSGVEGETPDNNPIIGMSRTTPRLVHAFGFSGGGFLLAPGVGEVLADLVADGETATPIDAFAVDRFAPVTAEA, encoded by the coding sequence ATGAGTAAGACCTTGCATTACGACGCTGTCGTCGCCGGTGGCGGTCTGGTGGGTGCGTCGGCCGCGCGTGCGCTGGCCGAGCGCGGCCTGCGCGTGGCGCTGTTCGAGCGACGCTATTGCGGTGCGCAGGCCAGCGGTGTGAATTATGGCGGCGTGCGCTGCCAGGGCCGCCCGGAAGAACAACTGCCGCTCGCCATGCGTGCGCGCAAGCTCTGGGATCGCCTGCCGGCGTTGATCGGCATCGACGGCGAGTTCGTGCGCTCGGGCCATCTGCGTCTTGCGCGTCGCGAGAGCGATCTGGCGCCGCTCGATGCCTGGTCGGCGATGGCGAGCCGTTATGGACTGGACACAACGGTGCTACGCGGCGCCGAATTCCGCCAGCGCTTTCCGTGGCTGGGTGACGGTGCGGTTGGCGGCTCGCTGTGCATGAGCGACGGCCATGCGAATCCGCGTCTGGTCTCGCCAGCGTTTGCGCGTGCGGCCCGTGCGCTGGGCGCCGACGTTCGCGAGCGCACCCCGATCACCTCGGTGGTTCACGACGGCGTGCGCTTCCAGCTCACCGCGCAACCCGAGCAGGGCGACGCATTGCATGTCAGCGCCGACTGGCTGCTCAATACCTCCGGTGCCTGGGCGAACCACATCGCGGGCACGTTCGGCGAGCGTGTGCCGATGCATGCCATCTACCCGAACATGTGGGTCACGGAGCCGTTGCCGAAGTTCATCGGCCACAACCTCGGCGTGTATGGCGGTGGCGTGTACGCGCGTCAGGTCGAGCGCGGCAACTGTGTGATCGGCGGCGGACGCGGCACCGGCGACGGCGAATACGCACAGCCATCGGCCGACACCACGCGTGCTGTGATGCGCGAGGCGTGCGCCTTGCTGCCGGCGCTGCGCAATGCGTTGCTGATCCGCACATGGAGCGGCGTGGAGGGCGAGACCCCCGATAACAACCCGATCATCGGCATGAGTCGCACGACACCGCGTCTGGTGCACGCCTTCGGCTTCTCGGGCGGCGGCTTCTTGCTGGCGCCGGGCGTTGGCGAGGTGCTCGCGGATCTGGTCGCCGACGGCGAGACAGCGACACCGATCGATGCGTTTGCCGTCGACCGGTTTGCGCCGGTGACGGCCGAGGCATGA
- a CDS encoding ABC transporter permease has translation MAETLQVPRTEAAPVTRAPWHAYLPMWVMSAPAMLLFVALVLIPLLMTLALTFYQFDPASGPIAAFQFENYKEVLFDAYFHTIFLRTFGISLTVTAVCAVVGTFEAYVLSRMGDPWRSLFLLVILSPLLVSIVVRAFGWSMLLSSGGLINQAFGLLGMGPYKMEYTNFAIIVALVHVMLPFMVIPVWTSLQRLDPQTENAALSLMASPATTLRRIVLPQLVPGILSGSLMVFGLSASAFAIPSLLGGRRLKVAATAVYDQFLSSLNWPLGATIAVLLLAANLIVMLTYYRLLERRYSRSMG, from the coding sequence ATGGCTGAGACGCTGCAAGTTCCGCGTACCGAAGCGGCGCCCGTCACGCGTGCCCCCTGGCATGCGTATTTGCCGATGTGGGTCATGAGTGCGCCGGCCATGCTGCTGTTCGTGGCGCTCGTGCTCATCCCGCTGCTCATGACGCTGGCGCTCACGTTCTATCAGTTCGATCCGGCGAGCGGCCCGATTGCGGCGTTCCAGTTCGAGAACTATAAGGAAGTCCTGTTCGACGCGTACTTCCACACGATCTTCCTGCGCACGTTCGGCATTTCGCTCACCGTCACCGCGGTGTGCGCGGTGGTGGGGACGTTCGAAGCCTACGTGCTGTCGCGCATGGGCGACCCGTGGCGCTCGCTTTTCCTGCTGGTGATTCTCTCGCCGCTGCTCGTGTCCATCGTGGTGCGCGCCTTTGGCTGGAGCATGTTGCTCAGCTCCGGGGGCCTGATCAATCAGGCGTTCGGCCTGCTCGGGATGGGCCCATACAAGATGGAGTACACCAACTTCGCGATCATCGTCGCGCTGGTGCATGTGATGCTGCCGTTCATGGTCATTCCGGTGTGGACGTCGCTGCAACGTCTCGATCCGCAGACGGAAAACGCCGCGTTGTCGCTGATGGCATCGCCCGCGACCACGCTGCGCCGTATCGTGCTGCCGCAACTGGTGCCGGGCATTCTGTCGGGCAGCCTGATGGTGTTCGGTCTGTCGGCCAGTGCGTTTGCGATTCCGAGTCTGTTGGGCGGACGCCGTCTCAAGGTCGCCGCCACCGCCGTGTACGACCAGTTCCTGAGTTCGCTGAACTGGCCGCTGGGCGCCACCATCGCCGTGCTGCTGCTTGCAGCGAACCTGATCGTGATGCTGACGTACTACCGCCTGCTCGAGCGCCGCTATTCGCGCAGCATGGGTTAA
- a CDS encoding BLUF domain-containing protein: MIECYAYLSRAVPDLDLRELSKIIVNSRGFNAAEDITGVLLFDGARFYQYIEGPSVALADARQRIEASRNHTGIQVLLDGPPDTLGAFSTWSLGYLMLEEPAQSLHAFTSPADHAELVGAFAALAATSDAM, translated from the coding sequence ATGATCGAGTGCTATGCCTACCTAAGTCGCGCAGTGCCCGATCTCGATTTGCGAGAACTCTCGAAGATTATCGTCAACTCGCGCGGATTCAACGCCGCCGAGGACATTACCGGCGTGTTGCTATTCGATGGCGCCAGGTTCTACCAATACATCGAAGGCCCCAGCGTGGCGCTCGCCGACGCCCGTCAGCGCATCGAGGCGTCGCGTAACCACACCGGCATTCAGGTGTTGCTCGACGGCCCGCCGGACACCCTCGGGGCGTTCTCCACGTGGAGTCTGGGCTACCTGATGCTGGAAGAGCCGGCCCAATCGCTTCATGCCTTCACGAGCCCCGCCGATCATGCCGAACTCGTGGGCGCCTTCGCCGCACTCGCCGCCACGTCCGATGCGATGTAA
- a CDS encoding FAD/NAD(P)-dependent oxidoreductase: protein MTERSDIVIVGAGPAGIRAAQTLVAAGLRPVVLDENIRWGGQIYRQPPAGAGFTRTKQALYGFEAAKADAIHSTMAALLPQVDYRPETLVWACDPKQLHTMHGGRETPVSFTHLIIASGATDRVLPLPGWTLPGVYTLGGAQVALKAQGCAIGERVVFAGTGPLLYLVAYQYVKAGANVVAVLDTSAFANQVKATPRLLNQPATLAKGLYYVGWLRARGVRIEHGVTLAGVDGTAGVRAIRWQRDGREHTLECTAVGLGFGLRPETQLADLAGCRFVFDDLNRCWLPERDAAGRSSQPGIYLAGDGAGIAGADAAELAGRRAALALLEDLGIAAPAMAGAPDAIAIERQLASIRRFREGIEQAFALPEDPSVQWPDDMLVCRCEEVDARTLRDCVRYDGVTEINRLKALTRVGMGRCQGRMCGEAACHLLAEASGQTLAQVGRLRAQAPIKPIPIAPMLFDENVAAIPEEARDE from the coding sequence ATGACTGAGCGTTCCGACATCGTCATCGTTGGCGCCGGCCCTGCGGGCATTCGCGCTGCGCAGACGCTTGTGGCGGCCGGACTGCGTCCCGTCGTGCTCGACGAGAACATTCGCTGGGGCGGGCAGATCTACCGTCAGCCGCCGGCGGGCGCCGGGTTCACGCGAACCAAACAGGCGTTGTACGGCTTCGAAGCCGCCAAGGCCGATGCCATTCACAGCACCATGGCGGCGTTGCTGCCGCAGGTCGACTATCGACCGGAGACCCTGGTGTGGGCTTGCGATCCAAAGCAACTCCATACGATGCACGGTGGCCGCGAAACGCCGGTGTCGTTCACGCATCTGATCATTGCGAGTGGCGCGACCGATCGCGTATTGCCGCTGCCGGGCTGGACGCTGCCGGGTGTATACACGCTGGGCGGTGCGCAAGTGGCGCTCAAGGCGCAGGGCTGTGCCATCGGCGAGCGTGTCGTGTTCGCGGGCACCGGGCCGCTGCTCTATCTCGTGGCGTATCAGTACGTGAAAGCCGGCGCGAACGTGGTCGCGGTGCTCGACACGAGTGCGTTCGCGAATCAGGTCAAGGCAACGCCGCGACTGCTGAATCAGCCGGCCACGCTTGCCAAGGGCCTCTATTACGTTGGATGGCTGCGGGCACGCGGGGTACGCATCGAACATGGCGTCACGCTGGCAGGCGTTGACGGTACGGCAGGCGTGCGGGCGATTCGCTGGCAGCGCGACGGCCGCGAGCACACGCTCGAATGCACTGCCGTGGGACTGGGCTTTGGCTTGCGCCCCGAGACGCAACTGGCTGATCTGGCGGGCTGCCGTTTTGTCTTCGATGATCTCAATCGTTGCTGGCTGCCTGAGCGCGACGCTGCCGGGCGCAGTTCGCAGCCCGGCATCTATCTGGCGGGAGACGGCGCGGGCATTGCCGGTGCCGATGCCGCCGAACTCGCGGGCCGACGCGCAGCATTGGCCTTGCTCGAAGATCTCGGCATCGCGGCACCGGCCATGGCCGGCGCACCCGATGCCATCGCCATCGAACGTCAGCTCGCCAGTATCCGCCGCTTTCGCGAGGGGATCGAGCAGGCGTTTGCGTTGCCGGAAGACCCATCGGTGCAATGGCCTGACGACATGCTCGTGTGCCGTTGTGAGGAGGTCGATGCCCGCACGTTGCGCGATTGCGTGCGCTATGACGGCGTGACCGAAATTAACCGGCTCAAGGCGCTGACCCGCGTGGGCATGGGGCGCTGTCAGGGGCGTATGTGCGGCGAAGCGGCGTGCCATCTGCTGGCGGAGGCGAGCGGGCAAACGCTTGCTCAGGTGGGACGCCTGCGTGCGCAGGCCCCGATCAAACCGATTCCGATTGCGCCGATGCTGTTCGACGAAAACGTTGCGGCCATCCCCGAGGAGGCACGCGATGAGTAA
- a CDS encoding helix-turn-helix transcriptional regulator, with amino-acid sequence MSNDVSFRRASEAVRAVGAGDADWLDVVQTAREFLGADAATFLCHDKQSRSVRFVEQAGHEARLIEEYAQRYYQYDDSTRRFWDAPAGTWYDSSVALKHESPNDRVFWNEFMRPYQLQQLVGVVICNDDDALTALSIQRMHIVEPSFAHASKIAEYERQLAAAFFARRAAARASLGALSQMLDPAREGFLIASPDGWVLEFAPGLDVLLGGNDSQLLLKQRRLMHRQPEWQTRLVHSLRQVGVSREPVSLVLPDSWGHAYRMTLRPLSSPMNHGLRAAIGVRIERRSIFNVPTETALRQHFSLTQAEARLFHHLVAGLTIGECSEVLGLGTSTLRTQLSAILRKTGCHRQGELLRLAAMLTP; translated from the coding sequence ATGTCGAACGACGTCAGTTTTCGGCGGGCATCGGAGGCGGTCCGGGCAGTCGGCGCGGGAGATGCGGACTGGCTCGATGTCGTGCAGACAGCGCGCGAATTTCTCGGCGCAGACGCCGCGACATTCCTTTGCCATGACAAACAGAGCCGCTCGGTTCGTTTCGTCGAACAGGCCGGGCACGAAGCTCGATTGATCGAGGAGTACGCGCAGCGCTATTACCAGTACGACGACTCAACCCGCCGCTTCTGGGACGCCCCTGCCGGCACCTGGTACGACTCGTCCGTCGCCCTGAAGCACGAGTCGCCGAACGACCGCGTGTTCTGGAACGAATTCATGCGCCCCTACCAACTCCAGCAGTTGGTAGGTGTCGTGATCTGCAACGACGACGATGCCCTCACCGCCCTGAGCATTCAGCGCATGCATATCGTTGAACCGTCGTTCGCTCATGCGTCCAAAATCGCCGAGTACGAACGCCAGCTCGCCGCCGCGTTCTTCGCCCGACGCGCGGCCGCGCGCGCCAGCCTCGGTGCACTCAGCCAGATGCTCGATCCGGCGCGCGAAGGCTTTCTCATCGCGTCGCCCGATGGCTGGGTGCTGGAGTTTGCGCCAGGGCTCGATGTGCTGCTGGGCGGCAACGACAGCCAGCTCCTGCTCAAGCAGCGCCGCCTGATGCATCGTCAGCCCGAATGGCAAACTCGCCTGGTGCATTCCCTCAGGCAGGTCGGCGTCAGCCGCGAACCCGTATCGCTGGTGCTGCCCGACTCCTGGGGACATGCGTACCGGATGACGCTGCGCCCGCTAAGCAGCCCAATGAATCACGGTCTGCGCGCCGCAATCGGCGTGCGAATCGAACGGCGCAGCATCTTCAATGTTCCGACCGAAACCGCCCTGCGCCAGCACTTTTCCCTGACGCAAGCCGAAGCCCGCCTCTTTCATCATCTCGTGGCGGGACTGACCATTGGCGAATGTAGTGAAGTCCTGGGTCTCGGCACCAGCACACTGCGCACCCAACTGTCCGCGATACTGCGCAAGACCGGCTGCCATCGCCAAGGCGAACTGCTACGACTTGCCGCCATGCTGACACCGTAG
- a CDS encoding sensor domain-containing diguanylate cyclase, whose protein sequence is MTTRSGVPRLRTRAGKRLRALFDKFDDYPSLVGVVGTVIALAILIGVVMLLYADRRARDVYALERAQSVASVVATSLGGNIALYEALLKEMVREAENSNTPLFPERVRDRVRFGQALSRDFLDDAYIVDKTGQIAAPLESTDGKPVNVADRDYFRSHEANPSLGLYVSQPYSSRLHKGVLSVALTRRIAGPDHSFAGVAVIALRLDRLNAQMHDVDFDDLKSISVVEEKGTVLACKPCAQGQPGTLVKLPGDATRYRNLTTALSFPAGARAVDYRSVRVPGVSMFVVVTPSTQALISGWRRHAVLLGLIAATCAATLIAGSWLLVAAIRTRASTAAQLVSLSVTDGLTGLSNRRALDAKLASEWRRAKRSGNPLSVLFVDIDHFKHFNDKYGHLTGDDVLRAVAKNIGGHTRRDTDMVARYGGEEFAVVLPDTDAVTAAAMAEQVRRDVERLHIAHIGSTTGMVTVSVGVATGVAGECDSAEAVLKAADEQLFVAKQSGRNRISIIVLRKPETSGDGLGKSGPAGSAGGAGGAGGAGGTDNAK, encoded by the coding sequence ATGACCACACGCTCGGGTGTACCCCGTCTGCGGACGAGGGCTGGAAAGCGGTTACGCGCCTTATTCGACAAGTTCGACGACTATCCGTCGTTGGTCGGCGTTGTGGGGACGGTCATCGCGTTGGCGATTCTGATCGGGGTGGTGATGCTGTTGTACGCCGATCGGCGGGCACGAGACGTGTACGCACTGGAGCGTGCCCAGAGCGTGGCATCCGTCGTGGCGACGAGTCTCGGCGGCAACATTGCCCTCTACGAGGCGCTGCTCAAAGAGATGGTGCGCGAGGCGGAGAATTCGAATACGCCGCTTTTTCCCGAGCGGGTGCGTGACCGCGTGCGCTTCGGGCAGGCACTGAGCCGCGATTTTCTCGACGATGCCTACATCGTGGACAAGACGGGGCAAATTGCCGCGCCGCTCGAGAGCACCGATGGCAAGCCAGTGAATGTTGCCGATCGCGACTATTTCCGCTCGCACGAGGCGAACCCATCGCTAGGCCTCTATGTCTCTCAACCCTACTCGTCGCGACTACACAAGGGGGTACTGTCGGTTGCGCTCACCCGGCGCATTGCCGGCCCCGATCATTCGTTTGCCGGTGTGGCAGTCATCGCGTTGCGGCTCGACCGGCTGAACGCGCAGATGCACGATGTCGACTTCGATGACCTCAAGAGCATCAGCGTCGTGGAAGAGAAGGGGACGGTACTCGCGTGCAAGCCATGCGCGCAAGGTCAGCCGGGGACGTTGGTCAAATTGCCGGGCGACGCGACACGCTATCGGAATCTGACGACGGCGTTGTCGTTTCCGGCAGGGGCTCGTGCCGTGGACTACCGATCGGTGCGCGTGCCGGGTGTCTCGATGTTCGTGGTGGTGACGCCTTCGACACAGGCGCTCATCAGTGGATGGCGCCGTCACGCGGTGCTGCTTGGCCTGATTGCGGCCACGTGCGCAGCCACGCTTATCGCAGGCTCATGGCTGCTCGTAGCGGCGATCCGCACACGTGCCAGTACGGCGGCGCAACTCGTGAGCCTGTCCGTGACCGATGGCCTCACGGGGCTGAGCAACCGACGTGCACTCGACGCCAAGCTCGCGAGCGAATGGCGTCGGGCAAAACGCTCGGGCAACCCGCTCTCGGTGCTGTTCGTGGACATCGATCACTTCAAGCACTTCAACGACAAATACGGCCATTTGACCGGCGACGATGTTTTGCGTGCTGTCGCGAAGAATATCGGGGGGCATACCCGCCGCGACACCGATATGGTTGCGCGATATGGCGGCGAGGAGTTTGCGGTGGTTCTGCCCGATACGGACGCTGTGACTGCGGCTGCCATGGCCGAGCAAGTCCGCCGTGACGTCGAGCGACTGCATATCGCGCACATAGGCAGCACGACCGGCATGGTGACGGTCAGCGTCGGCGTGGCCACGGGCGTCGCGGGGGAATGCGATAGCGCAGAGGCCGTTCTGAAGGCTGCCGACGAGCAGCTTTTCGTCGCCAAGCAAAGTGGCCGAAATCGCATCAGCATCATCGTGCTGCGCAAGCCGGAAACGTCCGGCGATGGCTTGGGGAAGTCGGGGCCGGCGGGTAGCGCAGGTGGAGCGGGTGGAGCGGGTGGAGCGGGCGGCACGGACAACGCAAAGTGA
- a CDS encoding YoaK family protein, which yields MPINYLRGFTQPVRTDAANRRLGCSLAFVAGAANAGGFLAVGQYTSHMSGIVAALSDNLALGQVLLVLAGLSALLAFLLGAATSSVLILWGRRHHTHSEYAAPLMLEALLLLTFGAMGANLEDQRVLYVPATVGLLCYVMGLQNAIITKISRAEIRTTHVTGLVTDIGIELGKMGYWNRPGITGELPHVAGDRQKLRLLCALLGMFFLGGLTGALGFKHLGFSATIPLAVVLIMLAIVPLLDDIARHPH from the coding sequence ATGCCGATCAACTACCTACGTGGATTCACCCAGCCGGTGCGCACGGACGCGGCCAACCGGCGCCTGGGCTGCTCGCTCGCGTTTGTGGCGGGTGCGGCGAATGCGGGCGGTTTCCTTGCCGTCGGGCAGTACACGTCTCACATGTCGGGTATCGTCGCGGCGCTCTCCGACAATCTCGCGCTCGGACAAGTCCTTCTCGTGCTCGCCGGCCTCAGCGCTTTACTGGCGTTCCTGCTGGGCGCGGCGACCTCGTCCGTGCTGATCCTTTGGGGGCGACGTCACCATACCCATAGCGAATATGCCGCGCCGCTCATGCTCGAAGCGTTGCTGCTGTTGACGTTTGGCGCCATGGGCGCCAACCTCGAAGACCAGCGCGTGCTGTATGTGCCGGCGACCGTGGGCTTGCTGTGTTACGTCATGGGGTTGCAGAATGCCATCATCACCAAGATTTCCCGGGCCGAGATTCGAACGACACACGTGACGGGGCTGGTGACCGACATCGGCATCGAGCTGGGCAAGATGGGCTACTGGAACCGGCCCGGTATCACGGGCGAACTGCCGCACGTGGCGGGAGACCGGCAGAAGCTGCGATTGCTCTGTGCGCTGCTGGGAATGTTTTTTCTGGGCGGGCTGACCGGTGCGCTCGGTTTCAAGCACTTGGGTTTCTCGGCGACGATTCCGCTCGCCGTGGTGCTCATCATGTTGGCCATTGTGCCGTTGCTCGACGATATCGCACGACATCCTCACTGA
- a CDS encoding ABC transporter substrate-binding protein, producing MKLTRKVVMCAAALALGASSAAWSQSKTLYIGMNGGPMEKAYTSQVFPEFEKANNVKVVVVPGTSSDVLAKLLANRNSPQMHVVFLDDGVMARAISMGVCQKLDDSPVLKELMPSARVKDDMGAGVQLGMTGIGYNTKLFKEKGWAAPTSWTDFADPKYKGKVVFQSASSSTFGLHGFLALNRIWGGSETNVEPGFTKWATTVGPNVVEYIPNSAKLSEMIQTGEAAIFPLTPTAVSDLQDKGIQAGYVAPKEGAVQLLVDLCVVKNSPDNAMAQKLAQYLLSAKGQTLAAAAGAYIPTNPQATVPPAMQKRLGKIDELAKNLKTVDWDAINQRRAQWDQRWNRQIEQ from the coding sequence ATGAAGCTCACCCGAAAGGTCGTCATGTGCGCTGCGGCGCTGGCATTGGGCGCGAGCAGCGCGGCCTGGTCGCAGTCCAAAACGCTCTACATCGGCATGAACGGCGGCCCGATGGAAAAGGCTTATACAAGCCAGGTGTTCCCGGAATTCGAGAAGGCCAATAACGTGAAGGTCGTGGTCGTGCCGGGCACGTCGTCCGATGTGCTGGCCAAGTTGCTCGCCAACCGCAACAGCCCGCAGATGCATGTCGTGTTCCTGGACGATGGCGTGATGGCGCGCGCCATCAGCATGGGCGTGTGCCAGAAGCTCGACGACTCGCCTGTGCTCAAGGAGCTGATGCCGTCGGCTCGCGTGAAGGACGACATGGGCGCCGGGGTGCAACTGGGCATGACCGGTATCGGCTACAACACCAAGCTGTTCAAGGAGAAGGGCTGGGCTGCGCCGACGTCATGGACCGACTTTGCCGATCCGAAGTACAAGGGCAAGGTGGTGTTCCAGTCGGCCTCGAGCAGCACCTTCGGTTTGCACGGCTTCCTCGCACTGAACCGCATCTGGGGCGGCAGCGAGACGAACGTCGAGCCGGGCTTTACCAAGTGGGCCACGACCGTGGGGCCGAACGTTGTCGAGTACATTCCGAACTCGGCCAAGCTCTCGGAAATGATCCAGACGGGCGAAGCGGCCATCTTCCCGCTGACCCCGACGGCCGTGAGCGATCTGCAGGACAAGGGCATTCAGGCCGGCTATGTGGCGCCGAAGGAAGGCGCGGTGCAGTTGCTCGTGGACCTGTGCGTCGTGAAGAACAGCCCGGACAACGCCATGGCGCAGAAGCTCGCGCAATATCTGCTGTCGGCCAAGGGCCAGACGCTGGCGGCCGCCGCCGGTGCTTACATCCCGACCAACCCGCAGGCCACCGTACCGCCGGCGATGCAAAAGCGCCTGGGCAAGATCGACGAACTGGCCAAGAACCTCAAGACGGTGGATTGGGACGCCATCAATCAGCGTCGCGCGCAGTGGGATCAGCGCTGGAACCGTCAGATCGAGCAGTAA
- a CDS encoding ABC transporter permease: MRKNSPLALAFHTLVILFVLAPMIIVVLVAFTPEQTLSLPTRGLSLRWFRAILDYPDFIASFFTSLKLAFLSATISLVIALPAALAIGRSRFPGRNFLNGLLLSPLVIPGLVLGIALLRFFAMLGVSGSFAALTFAHMIIVTPFIMRLVLASISGLDRSVEHAAASLGAGSWTTFRRVTMPMILPGITGGWLLAFINSFDELTMSVFLTAPQTVTLPVRMYMYATESIDPMMASVSALVIAVTLGAMLLLDRVYGLNRILIGQH, encoded by the coding sequence ATGCGTAAAAACAGTCCTCTGGCGCTTGCGTTCCATACGCTCGTCATCCTTTTCGTCCTCGCGCCGATGATCATCGTCGTGCTGGTCGCGTTCACGCCGGAACAAACGCTATCGCTGCCCACACGCGGCCTGTCGCTGCGTTGGTTCCGGGCGATTCTCGACTACCCCGATTTCATCGCGTCATTTTTCACCAGCCTGAAGCTGGCGTTCCTGTCGGCCACGATCTCGTTGGTGATCGCGTTGCCGGCGGCGCTCGCCATCGGTCGTTCGCGCTTTCCGGGCCGTAATTTTCTCAATGGTCTGCTGCTTTCGCCGCTGGTGATTCCGGGGCTCGTGCTCGGCATTGCACTGCTGCGCTTCTTCGCGATGCTCGGCGTGAGCGGCTCGTTCGCGGCGCTCACGTTCGCGCACATGATTATCGTGACGCCGTTCATCATGCGACTCGTGCTGGCGTCGATCAGCGGTCTCGATCGCAGCGTCGAACATGCCGCGGCGTCGCTGGGCGCTGGCTCGTGGACGACCTTCCGGCGCGTGACCATGCCCATGATCCTGCCGGGCATTACCGGCGGCTGGCTGCTCGCGTTCATCAACAGCTTCGACGAACTGACGATGTCGGTCTTCCTCACGGCGCCGCAAACCGTCACGCTGCCCGTGCGTATGTACATGTACGCGACCGAATCGATCGATCCGATGATGGCGTCCGTCTCGGCGCTGGTCATCGCGGTGACGCTCGGCGCGATGCTCTTGCTCGACCGTGTCTACGGCCTGAACCGCATCCTGATCGGCCAGCACTGA